A single window of Hyla sarda isolate aHylSar1 chromosome 2, aHylSar1.hap1, whole genome shotgun sequence DNA harbors:
- the LOC130358390 gene encoding uncharacterized protein LOC130358390: protein MELKGLGFVPLLLAFWCAAWLATSYIMTVVLGHAASPLMSISDVGNFFPESILFRIGFIGTSIGTLVLTFLIYKYMVMHTEEFRGHQVLIQRILLAIVWASCFSTAVMHVLSPEEYPRIHFVSTIISITCEALYYLGQSIQMYKLPGAKKVIHHSRCTCCGLTFVCVVFYFGYETLKELFHNDEDWDEIREIPIIIIEWVMLLLILINIVTYYSTMQRLLLTVSRNSCTLSLRVKIDDFGV, encoded by the exons atggagctaaaaggactggggttcgtccccctcctgttggcgttttggtgtgcggcctggcttgccaccagctacatcatgacggtcgtcctcggccatgcagcctcgccactgatgagcatcag tgacgtgggaaatttctttcctgaaagcatattattcagaattggattcatagggacgtccattggcactttggtactaacctttcttatttataagtatatggttatgcatactgaagagttcaggggtcatcaggtcctgatccagaggatcctgctggccattgtgtgggcctcctgtttttccacagctgttatgcatgtattgtcccccgaagaatatcccaggatacactttgtcagcacgataatttccattacatgtgaagccttatactaccttgggcagtccatccagatgtataaattaccaggagcaaaaaaagtcatccaccatagtagatgcacctgctgtggcctgacttttgtctgtgtagttttctattttggatatgaaacattaaaggaattattccataatgatgaagactgggacgagatccgtgaaatccccatcataatcatcgagtgggtgatgcttctactgatcctgataaacatcgtgacctattattccaccatgcagaggttattgttgaccgtctccagaaacagctgcacactctctcttagagtaaaaattgatgacttcggggtgtag
- the LOC130358388 gene encoding matrix metalloproteinase-18-like, producing the protein MKNLLLVLLLSVAYSSAFPAEAPEENDLKYAEEYLKKYYNLKSNGIRLSRKKGENPFILKIKEMQQSLGLQVTGHLDAETIEVMHQPRCGFVDAGEYSTFPGNRGWSKRDLTYRIVNYTPDMPRSEVDYAIQRAFKVWSDVTPLTFTRIYDGVSDIEISFAAQVHNDYYPFDGPHGTLAHAFAPSGGIGGDAHFDEDEAWTSGSNGYNLFLVAAHEFGHSLGLYHSSDPSALMYPTYHFVEPSEFRLPEDDISGIQSLYGARTAPEEPTVPAKPSEPSTPSSCLPNTTFDAVTTLRGEILFFKENAFWRQISQNSEVEHHLIKAFWPSLPNHIQAAYEYQDRDQVLVFKGAKYWVISGYEVTKDSPKSIYDLGFPRTVRRVDAAVYDEISAKTYFFVNDQYWSYDEKKQSMDSGFPKKIVDNFPGLTKIRAAFQKNEFLYLFDGQRQFEFSSAKKRVTRILKNDSWIKCSSSKAKSLKKLFKI; encoded by the exons ATGAAGAACCTGCTGCTCGTCCTGCTACTTTCTGTAgcttacagctcagctttccctGCAGAAGCTCCGGAGGAGAATGACCTCAAATATGCTGAA GAATATCTGAAGAAATATTATAATCTTAAATCAAATGGAATCCGACTGTCAAGAAAGAAAGGCGAAAACCCATTTATTCTAAAAATCAAGGAAATGCAGCAATCTCTTGGTCTACAAGTGACCGGACATCTGGACGCAGAAACCATTGAAGTGATGCACCAACCTAGATGTGGCTTTGTAGatgcaggagaatacagcacatTCCCCGGTAACAGGGGATGGAGCAAGAGAGACCTGACTTACAG AATAGTAAATTACACACCCGATATGCCCAGGTCGGAAGTAGACTATGCCATTCAGAGGGCATTCAAGGTTTGGAGTGATGTTACACCCTTGACTTTCACACGGATCTATGATGGGGTTTCTGACATCGAGATCTCTTTTGCTGCCCAAG TCCATAATGACTATTACCCATTTGATGGCCCACATGGGACACTTGCTCATGCTTTTGCCCCTTCCGGTGGAATTGGTGGAGATGCCCATTTTGATGAAGATGAAGCCTGGACAAGTGGCTCTAATG GTTATAACTTATTTCTCGTGGCTGCCCATGAGTTTGGCCATTCCCTTGGTCTCTACCACTCCAGTGATCCCAGTGCTCTGATGTATCCCACCTACCATTTTGTTGAGCCTAGTGAATTCCGCCTTCCTGAAGATGACATCAGTGGAATACAATCACTCTACG GAGCAAGAACCGCCCCCGAAGAGCCAACTGTCCCAGCAAAGCCAAGTGAACCAAGCACCCCGTCCTCCTGTCTGCCAAACACCACATTTGATGCTGTGACAACTCTTCGTGGAGAAATCTTATTCTTTAAAGAAAA TGCTTTCTGGCGCCAAATTTCCCAGAATTCAGAGGTTGAGCATCATTTAATCAAGGCTTTCTGGCCATCTCTACCAAACCACATCCAAGCTGCATATGAGTACCAGGACAGGGACCAAGTTCTTGTCTTCAAAG GTGCCAAATACTGGGTCATTAGTGGTTATGAAGTCACAAAAGATTCTCCTAAGAGTATATACGATTTGGGCTTCCCACGGACAGTCAGAAGAGTTGATGCTGCCGTCTATGATGAGATTTCTGCAAAAACATATTTCTTTGTAAATGACCAATATTGGAG TTACGATGAGAAAAAACAGAGTATGGACAGCGGGTTCCCTAAAAAAATTGTAGACAACTTTCCTGGTCTGACCAAGATCCGTGCGGCTTTCCAGAAAAATG aATTTCTGTACTTGTTTGATGGACAACGCCAATTTGAATTCAGTTCTGCTAAGAAGAGAGTCACCCGCATACTGAAGAATGACAGCTGGATAAAATGTAGCAGTAGCAAGGCCAAAAGccttaaaaaactttttaaaatttaa